A genomic region of Exiguobacterium sp. Helios contains the following coding sequences:
- a CDS encoding Na(+)/H(+) antiporter subunit B, with protein MKNPIKKHTNDVILESATTFITFIIFLFAVYLFFAGHYTPGGGFVGGLVTASALVLILLAFDIKTLRQILPVDYKQMTAIGMLISVLTASGALLFNKPFFTHAHDYFNLPLFGKTSLHTAMLFDLGVYLVVVGVTMTIIQTIGESD; from the coding sequence ATGAAAAATCCGATCAAAAAACATACGAACGACGTCATCTTGGAATCTGCGACGACGTTCATCACGTTCATCATCTTTTTGTTTGCCGTCTACCTGTTTTTCGCCGGTCATTACACACCGGGCGGCGGCTTCGTCGGCGGTCTTGTAACGGCTTCCGCACTCGTCTTGATCTTGCTTGCCTTTGATATCAAGACGCTTCGGCAAATCCTGCCCGTCGATTATAAACAGATGACAGCTATCGGGATGTTGATTTCCGTCCTGACAGCGTCAGGTGCCCTGTTGTTCAACAAACCATTTTTCACACATGCCCACGACTATTTTAATTTGCCGCTGTTCGGAAAAACGTCCTTACATACGGCGATGCTGTTCGACTTAGGCGTGTATCTTGTCGTCGTCGGTGTGACGATGACGATTATTCAAACGATTGGGGAGAGTGATTAA
- a CDS encoding Na(+)/H(+) antiporter subunit C: MEIIMAIAAGILTMCAVYLILSKSVLRIIIGTGLLSHAAHLLVMTMGGLKTGAAPVLKDGVTQYTDPLPQALVLTAIVISFGVTAFFLVLAYRAYQELGTDNLEEMKGTDTHD, translated from the coding sequence ATGGAAATCATCATGGCGATTGCAGCAGGCATCCTGACGATGTGTGCTGTGTATCTCATTCTTTCAAAAAGTGTCTTACGGATCATCATCGGAACGGGTTTACTCAGTCACGCCGCTCATTTGCTCGTCATGACGATGGGCGGTTTGAAGACTGGTGCCGCTCCCGTCCTCAAAGACGGAGTCACCCAGTATACGGACCCACTGCCACAAGCGCTTGTCTTGACGGCTATCGTCATCAGCTTTGGGGTGACCGCATTTTTCCTTGTCCTTGCTTATCGGGCTTATCAGGAACTGGGAACAGACAATCTGGAGGAAATGAAAGGAACCGATACGCATGATTAA
- a CDS encoding Na+/H+ antiporter subunit D: MINLPLLPLLIPLITGVILMLFPSRLRLQRTLSLVSTFLTIVAAVYLVYSIRQDGILTVTLGSWPAPFGITLVSDMLSALLVLTTSLLVFFVVWYSIYYLSDLHQRFYYYIAVQFLLVGVNGAFTTGDIFNMFVFFEVFLISSYVLIVLGGKPAQLRESLKYLLINVISSALFVMTVAFLYGVIGSLSMADISQKITEINQPGILSVIAVLFLIVFGLKGAIFPLYFWLPGSYQVPPTPVLALFGALLTKVGVYGILRTYSLFFSHQQEFTHQILGWLALATIIIGVIGALATRDVKQILIYNIIVAVGVILYGVSVMTRQSLEGAVFYLVHDMLIKAALFLLIGVMIGIAGSSRLKDMGGMIKDYPLLGWTYFIAALSLAGIPPLSGFIGKLLIVRGGFEAGDLVGPFVVLISSLLVLYSVMQIFIRGFWGTPKTYSGPKHHLMKQLLAPAFVLVGITVLYGIGTEAVRPFISQAVDPLVDPSIYIQAVLKED; encoded by the coding sequence ATGATTAATTTACCGTTACTACCGCTTTTGATTCCACTTATCACCGGGGTCATCTTGATGCTGTTTCCGAGTCGTCTCCGTCTGCAACGGACGCTTTCACTCGTCTCGACCTTCTTGACCATCGTTGCAGCCGTCTATCTCGTTTACAGTATCCGCCAAGATGGCATTCTGACCGTCACACTTGGTAGTTGGCCGGCTCCGTTCGGTATCACTCTCGTGTCGGATATGTTATCAGCCTTGCTCGTCCTGACGACCAGCTTACTTGTCTTTTTTGTCGTCTGGTATTCGATCTATTATTTGTCGGATCTGCATCAACGGTTTTACTATTACATCGCCGTCCAGTTTTTACTCGTCGGTGTCAACGGTGCCTTCACGACAGGTGATATTTTCAACATGTTCGTCTTTTTCGAAGTGTTTCTGATTTCGTCTTACGTCTTGATTGTTCTTGGAGGCAAGCCGGCCCAACTTCGGGAGTCGCTGAAGTATTTGTTGATTAACGTCATTTCATCCGCATTGTTCGTCATGACGGTTGCCTTTTTATATGGTGTCATCGGTTCCCTGAGTATGGCCGATATTTCACAAAAGATTACTGAAATCAATCAACCCGGTATCCTCAGTGTCATCGCGGTTCTGTTTTTAATTGTCTTTGGCTTAAAGGGTGCCATCTTCCCGTTGTACTTTTGGCTTCCCGGCTCCTACCAAGTACCACCGACACCTGTTCTCGCACTGTTTGGTGCATTACTGACGAAAGTCGGTGTCTACGGGATCTTGCGGACATACAGCCTGTTTTTTTCGCACCAGCAAGAGTTTACGCACCAAATTCTCGGGTGGCTTGCACTGGCAACAATCATCATTGGTGTCATCGGTGCGCTGGCGACACGTGACGTCAAACAGATCTTAATCTACAACATCATCGTCGCAGTCGGTGTCATCTTATACGGTGTCTCCGTCATGACCCGTCAGTCGCTCGAAGGAGCAGTGTTCTACCTGGTCCATGACATGTTGATCAAGGCGGCCTTATTCCTGCTGATCGGCGTCATGATTGGTATTGCCGGATCAAGTCGTCTAAAAGACATGGGCGGCATGATCAAAGACTATCCCTTACTCGGATGGACGTATTTCATCGCTGCATTGTCGCTCGCCGGAATTCCGCCACTCAGCGGTTTCATCGGAAAACTGCTCATCGTCCGGGGTGGTTTCGAAGCCGGGGATTTAGTCGGTCCATTCGTCGTCTTGATTTCAAGTCTGCTCGTGCTCTATTCCGTGATGCAGATTTTCATCCGTGGATTCTGGGGAACACCGAAAACCTACAGTGGTCCGAAACACCACCTGATGAAGCAGTTGCTCGCACCGGCATTCGTTTTGGTTGGAATTACCGTTTTGTACGGTATCGGAACGGAAGCGGTCCGGCCGTTCATCTCGCAGGCGGTCGATCCACTTGTCGACCCCTCAATCTATATTCAAGCTGTACTGAAGGAGGATTAA
- a CDS encoding Na+/H+ antiporter subunit E — MPFQLLLNILLAFLWMFLANSFSASSFIIGYLLGLIAMFAMRRGFSSRFYLGPFIALIRLFIRFLYELVVANLQVLSIILKPRLDIKPGIFAYETELEHNWQITLLSMLITLTPGTLVVDISDDNKTLYIHALHMPEADDAVASIRNSFEKAILEVSR, encoded by the coding sequence ATGCCATTTCAGTTATTACTCAACATCTTGCTTGCGTTCCTCTGGATGTTTCTTGCTAACTCCTTCTCGGCGTCATCGTTCATCATCGGCTATTTACTAGGATTGATTGCGATGTTCGCGATGCGACGGGGTTTCAGCAGCCGGTTTTATCTCGGACCGTTCATCGCCTTGATCCGACTTTTCATTCGTTTTTTATATGAACTGGTTGTTGCGAACCTTCAGGTGCTGTCCATCATCCTGAAACCGCGTCTTGATATTAAGCCCGGTATCTTTGCCTATGAAACCGAACTCGAACACAATTGGCAAATTACATTGCTATCGATGCTGATTACGTTGACACCGGGGACATTGGTCGTCGATATTTCGGACGATAACAAAACGTTGTACATTCATGCCCTACACATGCCGGAGGCGGATGATGCCGTCGCCTCGATCCGCAACAGTTTTGAGAAAGCCATCTTGGAGGTGAGCCGCTAA
- a CDS encoding Na(+)/H(+) antiporter subunit F1, whose translation MLLFIALGGVFLSMLGLFYRVIKGPSVADRVIALDSIGISLISVVGLVSIILRTSDYLEVILLIGILAFIGTVAFSKFIEKGEIIERDRNQ comes from the coding sequence ATGTTACTATTCATCGCTTTAGGAGGCGTCTTTCTATCCATGCTCGGTTTATTTTACCGGGTCATCAAAGGACCATCCGTAGCTGACCGGGTCATCGCTCTCGACTCGATCGGGATCAGCTTGATTTCCGTCGTCGGTCTCGTATCCATCATCCTTCGGACAAGCGACTATCTTGAAGTCATTTTATTGATTGGGATATTAGCTTTCATCGGGACCGTCGCCTTCTCTAAATTCATCGAGAAAGGAGAGATCATCGAACGTGACCGCAATCAGTGA
- the mnhG gene encoding monovalent cation/H(+) antiporter subunit G, with translation MTAISDYFVAAFALIGAFFSLVTALGLIRLPDLYTRAHAASKSATLGVMSILIGVIIYFVVEDGFFSSRVLLGILFVLITAPIGGHLIARAAYYSDVPLWKGSVQDDLAKNPEHVTPKKRSGPKLK, from the coding sequence GTGACCGCAATCAGTGATTATTTTGTAGCCGCCTTTGCGTTGATCGGGGCATTTTTCAGCCTCGTGACGGCACTTGGCCTTATCCGGTTACCTGACCTCTACACGCGCGCGCATGCCGCCTCTAAGAGTGCGACACTCGGCGTCATGAGCATCCTCATTGGCGTCATCATCTATTTCGTCGTGGAAGATGGATTTTTCTCTTCCCGCGTCCTGCTCGGAATTCTGTTTGTTTTGATTACAGCACCAATCGGCGGACATTTAATTGCCCGCGCCGCCTATTACAGTGATGTTCCGTTGTGGAAAGGATCTGTTCAAGATGACCTTGCCAAAAATCCGGAACATGTCACTCCTAAAAAACGGTCCGGTCCAAAACTAAAATGA
- a CDS encoding Rrf2 family transcriptional regulator: protein MRITQYTDYGLRVLIYLGIHREEVTPMPTIANHYGISSNHLMKVTQQLTRLGYVESTRGRTGGLRLIRDPEEINIGKVVREMEPMDIVECFAADGHCVIEPQCQLKGILGRALRAFIRELEQHTLAELLKNPYELNLLFAKTDANPSR, encoded by the coding sequence ATGCGAATCACTCAATATACAGACTATGGACTCCGCGTTCTGATCTATTTAGGTATTCATCGCGAAGAAGTGACACCGATGCCGACGATTGCCAATCATTATGGGATATCTTCCAATCATTTAATGAAAGTCACGCAACAATTAACGAGGCTCGGGTACGTGGAATCGACACGTGGACGGACTGGGGGTCTTCGGTTAATTCGCGATCCGGAAGAAATCAATATTGGGAAAGTCGTTCGTGAGATGGAGCCGATGGATATCGTCGAATGTTTTGCGGCAGACGGGCATTGTGTCATCGAACCTCAATGTCAACTCAAAGGGATTCTCGGTCGTGCGTTGCGCGCCTTTATCCGTGAACTGGAACAACATACATTAGCCGAACTACTCAAAAACCCATACGAACTGAACTTGTTATTTGCAAAAACGGATGCCAACCCTTCACGTTAA
- a CDS encoding glycerophosphodiester phosphodiesterase, with translation MLKQIGVTVVAGMIVASSTTSIEAAGKAKGLLDPNRIVNIAHRGASGYAPEHTMTAYEMGHKKFKADYIEIDLQMTKDGQLIAMHDETVDRTTNGTGAVKDQTLAQIKRLDAGSWFNESYPAYAKKTYKGLKVPTLNEIFNRYGKQANYYIETKSPEVYPGMEKKLLDTLRRHGLSSKQVKPGQVMIQSFSRDSLLKVKQLDPKLPLVQLLEAPQMTDMTPNTLKAIKSYAVGVGPSFKSLTRENTRQIRSAGLLLHPYTVNEKVDMKRMLDYGVTGVFTNFADRFNEVLQHPKKK, from the coding sequence ATGTTGAAACAAATCGGTGTCACGGTAGTCGCGGGAATGATTGTCGCAAGCAGCACAACGAGCATTGAAGCAGCGGGGAAAGCAAAAGGACTGCTCGATCCAAACCGGATTGTCAACATTGCTCACCGCGGAGCATCCGGGTATGCACCGGAACATACGATGACCGCATATGAGATGGGTCATAAAAAATTCAAAGCCGATTATATTGAGATTGACTTACAAATGACGAAGGACGGTCAGTTGATTGCGATGCATGACGAGACGGTCGATCGGACGACAAATGGTACCGGCGCCGTCAAGGATCAAACACTCGCGCAAATCAAACGCCTCGATGCCGGCAGCTGGTTTAACGAATCCTATCCGGCCTATGCGAAGAAAACATATAAGGGATTGAAAGTGCCGACGTTAAACGAAATTTTTAACCGGTACGGCAAACAAGCCAATTACTATATCGAGACGAAATCACCGGAGGTTTACCCGGGGATGGAGAAAAAACTATTAGATACGTTACGACGTCACGGATTATCGAGCAAGCAGGTCAAACCGGGACAAGTCATGATTCAATCGTTCAGTCGGGACAGCTTGTTGAAGGTGAAGCAATTAGATCCGAAACTTCCGCTCGTCCAGCTTCTTGAGGCACCGCAAATGACGGATATGACTCCAAATACATTAAAAGCCATCAAGTCTTATGCGGTTGGCGTCGGACCATCTTTTAAATCATTGACACGAGAAAACACCAGACAAATCCGAAGTGCAGGGTTGTTACTGCATCCGTATACCGTCAATGAGAAAGTAGATATGAAACGGATGCTCGATTACGGTGTAACTGGCGTCTTCACGAACTTCGCCGATCGATTTAACGAAGTATTGCAACACCCAAAAAAGAAATAA